One genomic segment of Chloroflexota bacterium includes these proteins:
- a CDS encoding PAS domain S-box protein — translation MLPDFQVRQRDYLLDIIRALSQQLDLDTALARILEAASDILGGQAGLIAIRDDAGGSFRVRAQHRVTPEFIRHFDAILREAADRGDPARFVISEIERRLVAVGRQFDLSGTVGLPLQLGDELLGILLIFRAVAAPFGANERKLLQAFTDQAAIAVNNARLYQNSVNERRRLDAVLDGSADGILIMDSGHRIQRWNRALARLTGIGAANSVGRGHDEVIRWAKREPGLDLNDAEAGGWPFSSGSPLYVEGDLRKSNGSTVAVGITYAPIFDKENRLVNIVANVRDITRFREAEQLKSTFVSVVSHELKTPVSLIKGYAGTLRRDDAKWDSRTVQESLAVIEEEADRLAALIENLLDASRLQAGALKLNMGEVDLNALASELVVKFRTQTDRHAFVVEFPPTLPIVHGDEERLRQVLINLLSNAIKYSPDGGAIRVMGRAEPEQVVVTVSDEGMGLPDDELDKVFDRFYRADTPATRRAQGAGLGLYLAKAVVEAHGGQIWASSEAGRGAAFSFSLPRE, via the coding sequence ATGCTCCCCGATTTTCAAGTCCGCCAGCGCGATTATTTGCTGGACATTATTCGCGCTCTCAGCCAACAACTCGATCTGGACACCGCGCTGGCCCGCATCCTCGAAGCCGCCTCCGACATCCTCGGCGGCCAGGCCGGGCTGATCGCCATCCGCGATGACGCCGGCGGCAGTTTCCGCGTCCGCGCCCAACACCGGGTCACGCCCGAATTCATCCGCCACTTCGACGCCATTCTGCGCGAAGCCGCCGACCGGGGCGACCCGGCCCGCTTTGTCATCAGCGAGATCGAACGGCGGCTGGTGGCCGTTGGCCGCCAATTTGATCTTTCCGGCACGGTGGGCCTGCCCCTGCAACTCGGCGACGAACTGCTGGGCATCCTCCTCATCTTCCGCGCTGTTGCCGCCCCGTTCGGGGCCAACGAGCGCAAACTGCTCCAGGCCTTCACCGACCAGGCCGCGATTGCCGTCAACAACGCCCGGCTCTATCAGAACAGTGTGAATGAACGACGGCGGCTGGACGCGGTGCTGGATGGATCGGCGGACGGCATTTTGATCATGGACTCGGGCCACCGGATTCAACGGTGGAACCGTGCCCTGGCCCGGCTGACCGGGATTGGGGCCGCCAACTCGGTGGGCCGCGGCCACGACGAAGTGATCCGTTGGGCCAAACGCGAGCCGGGCCTTGACCTCAACGACGCCGAAGCCGGTGGCTGGCCGTTCTCGTCCGGCTCGCCGCTTTACGTGGAAGGGGACTTGCGCAAGTCCAACGGTTCCACCGTCGCCGTCGGCATCACTTACGCCCCGATCTTCGACAAAGAGAATCGCCTGGTCAACATTGTCGCCAACGTCCGCGACATCACCCGCTTCCGCGAAGCCGAGCAACTCAAGAGCACCTTCGTCTCGGTGGTCAGCCACGAATTAAAAACGCCGGTCTCGCTCATCAAAGGCTACGCCGGGACGTTGCGACGCGACGATGCAAAATGGGACTCGCGCACGGTGCAGGAAAGTTTGGCCGTCATCGAAGAAGAGGCCGACCGGTTGGCCGCCCTGATTGAGAATCTGCTCGACGCTTCGCGCCTGCAGGCCGGGGCTTTGAAGCTCAACATGGGCGAAGTAGATCTCAATGCCCTGGCTTCGGAGCTTGTCGTCAAGTTCCGCACCCAGACCGACAGGCACGCCTTCGTGGTAGAATTCCCGCCTACGCTCCCAATCGTTCACGGCGACGAAGAACGCCTGCGCCAGGTGCTCATCAATTTGCTGTCCAACGCCATCAAGTATTCGCCGGACGGCGGCGCGATTCGAGTCATGGGCCGGGCCGAGCCGGAGCAGGTCGTGGTCACGGTGAGCGACGAAGGCATGGGCCTGCCCGACGACGAGCTTGATAAAGTGTTCGATCGTTTTTACCGCGCCGACACGCCGGCCACCCGCCGCGCTCAGGGCGCCGGCCTCGGCCTCTACCTGGCGAAAGCCGTGGTGGAAGCGCACGGCGGCCAGATCTGGGCCAGCTCGGAAGCCGGGCGCGGCGCGGCTTTTAGTTTTAGTCTGCCAAGAGAATAG